One genomic segment of Helianthus annuus cultivar XRQ/B chromosome 14, HanXRQr2.0-SUNRISE, whole genome shotgun sequence includes these proteins:
- the LOC110908612 gene encoding UDP-glycosyltransferase 75C1-like, with product MTGHMKTKILIVAYPTQGHINPSLRFANRLVKLNVDVTYCTSVSVIRRIDIQSTHHGLTFVPFSDGNDNGIQPTTIWQQFFLDFSTNGASAVAEIISSAATAGQPFDHVVYSSGVPWAAKVANAHGLESSLLWCQAAIVLNIYYYYFNGYQDLISCNNNNPTFPIDLPGLPSLTIADLPSFMLPSCLKEHKFILEFMKDHVDVLKISPRILVNTFDELEVEAMKAIEKLVVLPVGPLVPSEFLDGNGLSYDSIGCDLFEKPVEDYIKWLNAKQKSSVVYVSFGSLATLSIEQVEEMASGLVESGRPFLWVIRDGDQVGKLSKIEELKKQGMIVSWCSQVEVLTHEAIGCFVMHGGWNSTVEALVAGVPTVVFSQWSDQAINAKMIEDVWKTGVKVKRREGDGMVERKEIKRCVQMVMEDEEMRRNAEKWRELARQALGNGGSSAVNLQAFVDDVQDKTIIYKNGQDEHVKKGFESQES from the coding sequence ATGACAGGCCACATGAAAACCAAAATTTTGATTGTTGCTTACCCCACCCAAGGCCACATTAACCCATCCCTCCGTTTCGCCAACCGTCTCGTTAAGTTGAATGTCGATGTCACCTATTGCACTAGTGTTTCCGTCATACGACGCATCGACATACAAAGCACCCATCACGGCCTAACTTTTGTCCCATTTTCTGATGGAAATGACAATGGCATACAACCAACTACTATCTGGCAACAATTCTTCTTAGATTTTTCTACTAATGGTGCTTCTGCTGTCGCAGAAATCATTAGCTCCGCGGCTACGGCAGGCCAACCGTTTGACCACGTAGTCTATAGTAGTGGTGTACCGTGGGCTGCAAAGGTGGCTAATGCGCATGGTCTTGAATCCAGTCTCCTATGGTGCCAAGCAGCCATTGTTTTGAAtatttattattactattttAATGGCTATCAAGATTTGATATCTTGTAACAACAACAACCCAACGTTTCCGATCGATTTACCAGGACTTCCATCATTAACCATCGCTGATTTGCCGTCCTTTATGTTGCCATCCTGTCTCAAGGAACATAAGTTTATTCTGGAATTTATGAAAGACCATGTTGATGTACTCAAGATATCTCCAAGAATACTGGTAAACACTTTTGATGAACTTGAAGTTGAGGCCATGAAAGCAATTGAAAAACTTGTGGTGCTTCCGGTTGGACCTCTGGTTCCATCTGAATTCTTAGATGGAAATGGCTTATCGTACGATTCAATCGGTTGCGATTTGTTTGAAAAACCAGTGGAAGATTATATCAAATGGCTAAACGCGAAGCAAAAGTCATCGGTAGTGTATGTTTCATTTGGAAGTTTGGCGACTTTATCGATAGAACAGGTGGAGGAGATGgcatctgggttggttgaaagtGGCCGGCCTTTTTTATGGGTGATTAGAGATGGTGACCAAGTGGGGAAATTGAGCAAGATAGAGGAACTTAAAAAGCAAGGGATGATAGTGAGTTGGTGTTCTCAGGTGGAGGTATTGACCCACGAAGCAATTGGGTGTTTCGTGATGCATGGCGGGTGGAATTCAACGGTGGAGGCGTTGGTGGCTGGTGTTCCAACTGTCGTGTTTTCTCAATGGTCGGATCAGGCGATCAACGCGAAGATGATTGAGGATGTTTGGAAAACAGGTGTCAAGGTGAAAAGGAGGGAGGGGGATGGAATGGTGGAAAGAAAGGAGATCAAGAGGTGTGTGCAAATGGTGATGGAGGATGAAGAGATGAGGAGAAATGCTGAGAAATGGAGGGAGTTGGCAAGACAAGCGCTCGGTAATGGTGGATCATCGGCCGTCAATCTCCAAGCTTTCGTCGATGATGTTCAAGATAAGACAATAATTTATAAGAATGGTCAAGACGAGCATGTCAAGAAAGGTTTTGAAAGTCAGGAGTCTTAA